In Actinomadura citrea, a single window of DNA contains:
- a CDS encoding serine hydrolase domain-containing protein, with protein MGQGLSRRDFGRLMGSAGLGLAVPALAGGCGTPSQQAATRAGARTWQVSGTAGAGLGGFDTAVKSLMQARNIPCGALAVMRKGKLVLARGYTWSDDTSLKVQPTSLFRLASLSKAVTATAVARLVQDGRLSLSARVTDLLTLTPPPGQSPDPRLGQVTVRRLLQHLGGWDRDISGDPTYRDRATAKLLGVPLPIGREHMVQYGTGLKLDHDPGTTFAYSNYGYLLLGQIIGKVAGTGYEQYVQQNVLGPLGITRMRPGTSLKADRAPGEVPYFSQRTGPSVFDEAGTTLPAPYGTFNVENRTPMGGWLASAVDYVRFTQIHDGGTSVLNSSSIASIFAKPETGLNSGGSYYGFGWYVRDVTGGRNTWHSGALDGTSTIVTRRYDGVTWALLFDQRDDPSGLTYDYDDFSAPLHKVANAVTTWPATDLFGTYF; from the coding sequence GTGGGGCAGGGGCTCAGTCGGCGGGACTTCGGCAGGCTCATGGGATCCGCGGGGCTCGGCCTCGCGGTGCCCGCGCTCGCGGGCGGCTGCGGGACGCCGTCCCAGCAGGCGGCGACGCGGGCGGGCGCGCGGACGTGGCAGGTCTCCGGGACGGCGGGCGCCGGGCTCGGCGGCTTCGACACGGCCGTGAAGTCGCTGATGCAGGCCCGGAACATCCCGTGCGGAGCACTCGCCGTCATGCGCAAGGGCAAGCTCGTGCTCGCGCGCGGCTACACCTGGAGCGACGACACCTCGCTCAAGGTCCAGCCGACGTCGCTGTTCCGGCTCGCCAGCCTCAGCAAGGCCGTCACGGCGACGGCGGTCGCCCGGCTCGTCCAGGACGGCCGGCTCAGCCTGTCGGCACGCGTGACGGACCTCCTGACACTGACGCCGCCGCCCGGCCAGTCCCCCGACCCGCGCCTCGGCCAGGTGACGGTGCGGCGGCTGCTGCAGCACCTAGGCGGCTGGGACCGCGACATCTCCGGCGACCCGACCTACCGCGACCGCGCCACGGCGAAACTGCTGGGCGTGCCGCTGCCGATCGGCCGGGAGCACATGGTGCAGTACGGGACGGGCCTGAAACTCGACCACGACCCCGGCACCACCTTCGCCTACAGCAACTACGGATACCTGCTGCTCGGCCAGATCATCGGCAAGGTCGCGGGGACGGGTTACGAGCAGTACGTCCAGCAGAACGTGCTGGGCCCCTTGGGGATCACCCGGATGCGGCCAGGTACGTCCTTGAAGGCCGACCGCGCGCCCGGGGAGGTGCCCTACTTCTCGCAGCGGACCGGACCGTCGGTGTTCGACGAGGCCGGGACGACCCTCCCGGCCCCCTACGGCACGTTCAACGTGGAGAACCGCACCCCGATGGGCGGCTGGCTCGCGTCCGCCGTCGACTACGTGCGCTTCACCCAGATCCACGACGGCGGGACGAGCGTCCTGAACTCCTCCTCGATCGCCTCGATCTTCGCCAAGCCGGAGACGGGCCTGAACTCGGGCGGGTCCTACTACGGCTTCGGCTGGTACGTGCGCGACGTGACGGGAGGCCGGAACACCTGGCACTCCGGTGCCCTCGACGGGACCAGCACGATCGTGACGCGCCGCTACGACGGCGTGACCTGGGCGCTGCTGTTCGACCAGCGCGACGACCCGTCCGGGCTCACCTACGACTACGACGACTTCAGCGCCCCGCTGCACAAGGTCGCGAACGCGGTGACGACCTGGCCGGCCACGGACCTGTTCGGCACGTACTTCTGA
- a CDS encoding peptide ABC transporter substrate-binding protein — protein sequence MKSSARTAALVAGAVVVLVAPVAALKAWSEPADPRISVGAAAPATLLPGDVRDASGRMIANAVWTGLVSYDPKTGAPANAAAASVTSPDRRVWTVRLRPGATFQDGSPVTSRSFTGAWTAVLRERWAGSRLFTEVARVKGARAGEDGVPGLKVKDDRTFEVTLDRPLNGFPALLGDPAFFPMPESVLASRDWASYGRTPVGNGLFQVRSRSAREIVLRRRSGEGRSVVVRAMPDAKRQYAAAGAGELDVATLVPPDRHESMEADFGDRHLAVPGRDVTYLAFPARVERLSSPTVRTALSMAIDRSAVTEGPLGHQYSPADSLVAPGIRPGHRDGQCRLCVHDSKAAVAALADAGGLEGPLNLWYEAGRGDDAWVKAVAHGLGEELKLDARPHPVADLRAAVDSHEVDGPFVVHTTAAYPAPAAALAPLLDAGTGFDDEYASGLLTEAERAATPEEGVIPARLAESALLRDMPAMPLWSRHDHLVWSERARGVTADAFTGLRLDRLTARD from the coding sequence GTGAAGAGCTCAGCCCGCACCGCCGCCCTGGTCGCCGGCGCCGTGGTGGTGCTCGTGGCGCCGGTCGCGGCCCTGAAGGCCTGGAGCGAGCCCGCCGACCCGCGGATCTCGGTCGGCGCCGCGGCCCCCGCGACGCTGCTGCCCGGCGACGTGCGCGACGCATCCGGCCGGATGATCGCGAACGCAGTGTGGACGGGCCTGGTCTCCTACGACCCGAAGACCGGCGCGCCCGCGAACGCCGCCGCCGCGTCGGTCACCAGCCCGGACCGGCGCGTCTGGACGGTCCGGCTCCGTCCCGGCGCGACCTTCCAGGACGGCTCGCCCGTCACGTCCCGCTCGTTCACCGGCGCCTGGACGGCCGTGCTGCGCGAGCGCTGGGCCGGGTCCCGGCTGTTCACCGAGGTCGCCCGCGTCAAGGGCGCCCGCGCGGGCGAGGACGGGGTGCCGGGCCTGAAGGTGAAGGACGACCGGACCTTCGAGGTGACGCTGGACCGCCCGCTGAACGGGTTCCCCGCCCTCCTCGGCGACCCGGCGTTCTTCCCGATGCCCGAGAGCGTCCTCGCGTCGCGCGACTGGGCGTCCTACGGCCGCACCCCGGTCGGCAACGGCCTCTTCCAGGTGAGGTCGCGGAGCGCGCGGGAGATCGTTCTGCGGCGCCGCTCGGGCGAGGGCCGGTCCGTGGTCGTCAGGGCGATGCCGGACGCGAAGCGCCAGTACGCCGCGGCCGGCGCCGGCGAGCTCGACGTCGCCACGCTGGTGCCGCCGGACCGGCACGAGTCGATGGAGGCCGACTTCGGCGACCGGCACCTCGCCGTCCCCGGCCGCGACGTCACCTACCTGGCGTTCCCGGCCCGGGTGGAGCGGCTGTCGTCCCCGACCGTCCGGACGGCGCTGTCGATGGCGATCGACCGGTCCGCCGTCACGGAGGGGCCGCTCGGCCACCAGTACTCCCCCGCCGACTCGCTCGTCGCGCCGGGCATCCGCCCCGGTCACCGCGACGGGCAGTGCCGGTTGTGCGTCCACGACTCCAAGGCGGCGGTCGCCGCGCTGGCCGACGCGGGCGGGCTGGAGGGCCCGCTGAACCTCTGGTACGAGGCGGGCCGGGGCGACGACGCGTGGGTGAAGGCCGTCGCGCACGGGCTCGGCGAGGAACTGAAGCTCGACGCCCGCCCGCATCCCGTCGCCGACCTGCGCGCGGCCGTGGACTCCCACGAGGTGGACGGCCCCTTCGTCGTCCACACCACCGCCGCCTACCCCGCGCCCGCCGCCGCGCTGGCGCCGCTCCTGGACGCCGGAACCGGTTTCGACGACGAGTACGCGTCCGGCCTGCTCACCGAGGCCGAGCGCGCGGCCACCCCGGAGGAGGGCGTGATCCCCGCGCGCCTCGCCGAGAGCGCCCTGCTGCGCGACATGCCCGCGATGCCGCTGTGGTCGCGCCACGACCACCTGGTCTGGTCCGAGCGCGCCCGCGGCGTCACCGCCGACGCCTTCACGGGCCTGCGCCTCGACCGGCTGACCGCCCGGGACTGA
- a CDS encoding NADPH-dependent FMN reductase, which translates to MTNVLMLCGSLRKGSTNEAALRTARAVAPDGLDATLYAGMGDLPHFNPDDDREPLHPAVADLRAAIGAADALLICTPEYAGALPGSFKNLLDWTIGGGEIYEKPVAWLNVASPAAPTGGGDAHASLRKVLGYAGTEIVEAACARIPVIRPDVGEDGLVRTAEPRARLREAVEALHAALRP; encoded by the coding sequence ATGACGAACGTGCTGATGCTCTGCGGGAGCCTGCGCAAGGGGTCCACGAACGAGGCGGCGCTGCGCACCGCGCGGGCCGTGGCGCCGGACGGGCTGGACGCGACGCTCTACGCCGGCATGGGCGACCTGCCGCACTTCAATCCCGACGACGACCGCGAGCCGCTGCACCCGGCCGTCGCGGACCTGCGCGCGGCGATCGGCGCCGCGGACGCCCTGCTGATCTGCACCCCGGAGTACGCGGGCGCGCTGCCCGGCTCCTTCAAGAACCTGCTCGACTGGACGATCGGCGGCGGCGAGATCTACGAGAAGCCCGTCGCCTGGCTGAACGTGGCCTCCCCCGCCGCGCCCACGGGCGGCGGCGACGCGCACGCCTCGCTGCGCAAGGTGCTCGGCTACGCGGGCACCGAGATCGTCGAGGCCGCGTGCGCGCGGATCCCGGTGATCCGGCCCGACGTGGGCGAGGACGGCCTGGTCCGCACCGCGGAGCCGCGCGCCCGGCTCCGCGAGGCCGTGGAGGCGCTGCACGCCGCACTCCGCCCTTGA
- a CDS encoding MBL fold metallo-hydrolase: MRVHHLDCAPMREIEPADGPQSPLRPAGAVGHVLLVETDSAGLVLVDAGIGLGDIERPSERLLDDWVEMAGPTLDPSATAVRQVEGLGYAAADVRHVVPTHLHRDHAGGLSDFPDAAVHLFEAELADGGKTPAQLAHGPKWVAYAGAEGETWHGFEGVRSLEGVPEDILLVPLGGHTPGHAGVAVRDGARWLLHAGDAYMYHGEVDRPEPVAHPLMELVQAGGEVDRELRLANVARLRELARGGEVEVFCAHDPWELARYR; encoded by the coding sequence ATGCGCGTTCACCATCTCGACTGCGCCCCCATGCGGGAGATCGAACCGGCCGACGGGCCGCAGAGCCCGCTGCGCCCTGCGGGGGCCGTGGGCCACGTGCTGCTGGTGGAGACCGACTCGGCCGGGCTCGTGCTCGTGGACGCCGGGATCGGACTCGGCGACATCGAGCGCCCGTCCGAGCGGCTGCTGGACGACTGGGTGGAGATGGCGGGGCCGACGCTCGACCCGTCCGCGACGGCCGTCCGGCAGGTCGAGGGGCTCGGGTACGCGGCCGCCGACGTCCGGCACGTCGTCCCCACGCACCTGCACCGCGACCACGCGGGCGGGCTGAGCGACTTCCCGGACGCGGCGGTGCACCTGTTCGAGGCGGAGCTCGCCGACGGCGGCAAGACCCCGGCGCAGCTCGCCCACGGCCCGAAGTGGGTCGCCTACGCGGGCGCCGAAGGCGAGACCTGGCACGGCTTCGAGGGCGTCCGGTCGCTGGAGGGCGTGCCCGAGGACATCCTGCTGGTGCCGCTCGGCGGCCACACGCCGGGACACGCGGGCGTGGCGGTCCGCGACGGTGCCCGCTGGCTGCTGCACGCGGGGGACGCGTACATGTACCACGGGGAGGTCGACCGCCCCGAGCCGGTCGCGCATCCGCTGATGGAGCTCGTCCAGGCGGGCGGCGAGGTCGACCGGGAGCTGCGGCTCGCGAACGTGGCGCGGCTGCGGGAGCTGGCGCGCGGCGGCGAGGTCGAGGTGTTCTGCGCCCACGACCCCTGGGAACTGGCGCGCTACCGCTGA
- a CDS encoding DNA polymerase Y family protein, translated as MTRVLVAWCPDWPVTAVGIDAAAPGAVVVQGRVAACSAAARAEGVRRGQRLRDAQRRCPELVVRERDTDAEGRRFEAVAQAVAELTPRVEVVRPGLCAIPARGPARFYGGEDALRVLVQDTVVEAGHDCGSGVADGLFAAELAARAGQGGVVVPEGGAAAFLAPYPLSVLDRPELADLLRRLGVNTLGAFAALPSGHVAGRFGTDGALAHRLARGEEPRPLAPVRAAADLSVRGGFDPPAEQAERVVFAAKRLAGELHEGLAAGGLACVRLEVAVGFADGHVLRRLWRHDGLSALAVAERVRWQLSAHRPAGQDGGGEDGWGGVTWVELAPDQLVPDLGRQEGLWGRTTVTDRIARAADRIQALLGHHGIARPVLVGGRGPGERVVRVPVGDLAPAEPSEGPWPGSVSGPAPAVVPAAPAPAELADASGAAVVVSARCEVSAPPATLSVRGRPAAVTGWTGPWPADERWWDPAAARRRARFQVTTDDGAAYLLAVEGGRWHVEAVYD; from the coding sequence GTGACCAGGGTCCTCGTGGCGTGGTGCCCGGACTGGCCGGTCACCGCGGTCGGGATCGACGCGGCGGCACCGGGCGCCGTGGTCGTGCAGGGGCGGGTGGCGGCCTGCTCGGCGGCGGCGCGCGCCGAGGGGGTGCGGCGCGGGCAGCGGCTCCGCGACGCCCAGCGGCGGTGTCCCGAACTGGTGGTGCGCGAACGCGACACCGACGCGGAGGGACGGCGCTTCGAGGCGGTCGCGCAGGCCGTCGCGGAGCTGACGCCGCGCGTGGAGGTGGTGCGGCCGGGGCTCTGCGCGATCCCGGCGCGCGGCCCCGCCCGGTTCTACGGGGGCGAGGACGCGCTGCGCGTCCTGGTGCAGGACACGGTCGTCGAGGCCGGCCACGACTGCGGTTCGGGCGTCGCGGACGGGCTGTTCGCGGCCGAGCTGGCGGCGCGTGCGGGGCAGGGCGGCGTCGTGGTGCCCGAGGGCGGCGCGGCGGCGTTCCTCGCGCCGTACCCGCTGTCGGTGCTCGACCGGCCGGAGCTGGCCGACCTGCTGCGACGGCTCGGCGTCAATACCCTCGGCGCCTTCGCGGCGCTGCCGTCCGGGCACGTCGCGGGCCGGTTCGGCACGGACGGGGCGCTCGCGCACCGGCTGGCGCGGGGCGAGGAACCGCGCCCGCTCGCGCCGGTCCGCGCCGCCGCCGACCTGTCGGTGCGCGGCGGCTTCGACCCGCCCGCCGAGCAGGCGGAGCGGGTCGTGTTCGCGGCGAAGCGGCTCGCGGGCGAGCTGCACGAGGGCCTCGCGGCGGGCGGGCTGGCGTGCGTCCGGCTGGAGGTCGCGGTCGGGTTCGCCGACGGGCACGTCCTGCGGCGGCTGTGGCGGCACGACGGGCTGTCGGCGCTGGCCGTCGCCGAGCGGGTGCGGTGGCAGCTGTCGGCCCACCGGCCGGCCGGGCAGGACGGGGGCGGCGAGGACGGCTGGGGCGGCGTGACGTGGGTCGAGCTGGCGCCCGACCAGCTCGTCCCCGACCTCGGACGCCAGGAGGGGCTCTGGGGGCGCACCACCGTCACCGACCGCATCGCGCGGGCGGCCGACCGGATCCAGGCGCTGCTCGGCCACCACGGGATCGCGCGGCCCGTGCTGGTGGGCGGGCGCGGGCCGGGTGAGCGGGTCGTCCGCGTCCCGGTCGGCGACCTGGCCCCCGCCGAGCCGAGCGAGGGGCCGTGGCCCGGGAGCGTCTCCGGGCCCGCGCCGGCGGTCGTCCCGGCGGCGCCGGCTCCCGCCGAGCTGGCCGACGCGTCCGGCGCGGCGGTCGTGGTGTCGGCGCGGTGTGAGGTGTCCGCGCCGCCCGCGACGCTCTCCGTGCGCGGGCGTCCCGCCGCCGTGACCGGCTGGACCGGCCCGTGGCCGGCGGACGAGCGCTGGTGGGACCCGGCCGCCGCGCGCCGCCGCGCCCGGTTCCAGGTCACCACCGACGACGGCGCCGCCTACCTGCTCGCCGTCGAGGGCGGGCGCTGGCACGTCGAGGCGGTTTATGACTGA
- a CDS encoding TetR/AcrR family transcriptional regulator: MAPRGETRERVLRTAAELFQRQGYHGTGLNQVLAQSGAPKGSLYFHFPDGKEQLASESVALSGRAVGEALAGALVAAPDGRAGLAALGDHFARALLESDFGKGCPVATVALETAAESETIRAACDGTYTEWQGGIAMALRGWGVPDERADPLAALVLSSVQGAVMLARVRRDVSVIHEVTRQLADLI; this comes from the coding sequence ATGGCACCTCGGGGCGAGACGCGTGAACGCGTGCTGCGGACGGCGGCGGAGCTGTTCCAGCGGCAGGGTTACCACGGCACCGGGCTCAACCAGGTCCTCGCGCAGAGCGGGGCGCCGAAGGGCTCGCTGTACTTCCACTTCCCGGACGGCAAGGAGCAGCTCGCGTCGGAGTCGGTCGCGCTGTCCGGCCGCGCGGTGGGCGAGGCGCTCGCGGGGGCGCTCGTCGCCGCGCCGGACGGGCGGGCGGGGCTGGCGGCCCTCGGCGACCACTTCGCGCGCGCCCTGCTGGAGTCCGACTTCGGCAAGGGATGCCCGGTCGCGACGGTGGCGCTGGAGACGGCCGCCGAGAGCGAGACCATCCGCGCCGCCTGCGACGGCACCTACACCGAATGGCAGGGCGGGATCGCGATGGCCCTGCGCGGCTGGGGCGTGCCGGACGAGCGTGCCGATCCACTGGCCGCGCTCGTCCTGTCGTCGGTCCAGGGCGCCGTCATGCTCGCCCGCGTCCGGCGGGACGTGTCCGTCATCCACGAGGTCACCCGCCAGCTCGCCGACCTGATCTGA
- the mtnA gene encoding S-methyl-5-thioribose-1-phosphate isomerase, which produces MTIDAPTIEWTGDALRLLDQTVLPHRVEFLAVQDVDALVDAIRRLVVRGAPALGVAGAFGVAIAVRQAAREGWDGAGRDAAIARVREARPTAVNLAAGVDRVLPFVPRGADAVAAEAQALLDEDVRGNRAIGAFGADWILARVGDRPLRVLTHCNAGSLATAGWGTALGVVRELHGRGRVELVYADETRPLLQGARLTAWELDQAGIPCLVQADGAAPSTVLRGLVDVAVIGADRIAANGDTANKIGSVGVALACREAGIPLVVAAPWSTVDLALPDGAGVPIEERDAGEILAWGGARTAPDRVGAFNPAFDVTPARLVTALVTETGVLEVAAGATPARRAAAGSGRGRY; this is translated from the coding sequence ATGACGATCGATGCGCCGACCATCGAATGGACGGGCGACGCCCTGCGGCTGCTGGACCAGACCGTCCTGCCCCACCGGGTGGAGTTCCTCGCGGTTCAGGACGTCGACGCACTCGTGGACGCGATCCGGCGGCTGGTGGTGCGGGGCGCCCCCGCGCTGGGCGTGGCGGGCGCGTTCGGCGTCGCCATCGCGGTCCGCCAGGCCGCGCGCGAGGGCTGGGACGGCGCCGGACGCGACGCCGCGATCGCCCGCGTCCGGGAGGCCCGCCCGACGGCGGTGAACCTGGCCGCGGGGGTGGACCGGGTCCTGCCGTTCGTTCCGCGGGGCGCCGACGCGGTGGCGGCCGAGGCCCAGGCCCTGCTGGACGAGGACGTGCGCGGCAACCGGGCCATCGGGGCCTTCGGCGCCGACTGGATCCTCGCCCGGGTCGGGGACCGGCCCCTGCGCGTCCTGACGCACTGCAACGCCGGCTCGCTCGCCACCGCCGGCTGGGGGACGGCCCTCGGCGTCGTCCGGGAACTGCACGGCCGGGGACGCGTCGAGCTCGTCTACGCGGACGAGACCCGCCCCCTCCTGCAGGGCGCGCGGCTCACCGCGTGGGAGCTCGACCAGGCCGGCATCCCCTGCCTGGTGCAGGCGGACGGGGCCGCGCCGAGCACCGTCCTGCGCGGCCTGGTGGACGTCGCGGTCATCGGCGCCGACCGGATCGCCGCCAACGGCGACACCGCCAACAAGATCGGCTCGGTCGGCGTGGCGCTGGCCTGCCGGGAGGCCGGGATCCCGCTGGTGGTCGCCGCGCCGTGGAGCACGGTCGACCTCGCGCTCCCCGACGGCGCGGGCGTGCCGATCGAGGAGCGCGACGCCGGGGAGATCCTGGCCTGGGGCGGCGCGCGGACCGCCCCGGACCGGGTGGGCGCGTTCAACCCCGCGTTCGACGTCACTCCCGCCCGCCTCGTGACCGCGCTGGTCACCGAGACGGGCGTGCTGGAGGTCGCGGCGGGCGCGACGCCCGCCCGGCGGGCCGCCGCCGGATCCGGCCGGGGCCGGTACTAG
- a CDS encoding ATP-dependent RecD-like DNA helicase translates to MPTSPNPPAAPRPAELEAVLERITYANEDTGYTVARVATAKGGPDLLTVVGALLGAQVGESLRLVGRWRSHPKYGKQFEVDSYTTVLPATIQGIRRYLGSGMIKGIGPVMADRMVVHFGTDILRVIEEEPERLVEVQGLGPKRTRRIGEAWQEQKAIKEVMVFLQGVGVSTSLAVRVYKQYGDASIDTVRKRPYQLASDVWGIGFKTADTIAQAVGIPHDSPERIKAGLQYTLSEAADDGHCFLPEPNLVTAAEKILGVGRELIVPALDELAGEEGVVREPIPGDGEDAATIPAVYLVPFHRAERSLARGLLELLDAPADRLKAFAGVDWDRALPWLKQRTGQALAPEQEDAVKLALTSKVAVLTGGPGCGKSFTVRSVVELAAAKHAKIVLVAPTGRAAKRLAELTGHEAATVHRLLQLQPGGDPKFDQDNPLDADLVVVDECSMVDLILANKLVRAIPRGAHLLLVGDVDQLPSVGAGEVLADLLGAEVVPRVRLTRIFRQAQQSGIVVNAHRVNSGDHPHTRGYPDFFLFPCDEQDEAAELTVDVVAHRIPRRFGLDPRRDVQVLAPMHRGAAGAGTLNSLLQEKLTPHDDARPERRYGGRVFRVGDKVTQLRNNYDKGEAGVFNGTVGVVTSVSLEEQSLTVVTDEDESVDYAFDELDELAHAYAITIHRSQGSEYPAVVIPLTTGAWMMLRRNLLYTGITRAKKLVVLVGSRRALAAAVRTAGAGRRHTALAHRLSQR, encoded by the coding sequence GTGCCGACCTCCCCGAACCCCCCCGCCGCGCCGCGTCCGGCGGAGCTGGAGGCGGTGCTGGAACGGATCACCTACGCCAACGAGGACACCGGCTACACCGTCGCGCGCGTCGCGACCGCCAAGGGCGGTCCCGACCTGCTCACCGTCGTGGGCGCGCTGCTCGGCGCGCAGGTGGGGGAGAGCCTGCGCCTGGTCGGGCGGTGGCGCTCGCATCCGAAGTACGGCAAGCAGTTCGAGGTCGACTCCTACACGACCGTCCTGCCGGCGACGATCCAGGGCATCCGCCGCTACCTCGGCTCCGGCATGATCAAGGGCATCGGCCCGGTGATGGCCGACCGGATGGTCGTGCACTTCGGCACCGACATCCTGCGCGTCATCGAGGAGGAGCCCGAGCGCCTCGTCGAGGTCCAGGGCCTCGGCCCCAAGCGCACCAGGCGGATCGGGGAGGCCTGGCAGGAGCAGAAGGCCATCAAGGAGGTGATGGTCTTCCTGCAGGGCGTCGGCGTCTCCACGTCCCTCGCGGTCCGCGTCTACAAGCAGTACGGGGACGCCTCGATCGACACCGTCCGCAAGCGGCCGTACCAGCTCGCGTCGGACGTGTGGGGCATCGGGTTCAAGACCGCCGACACCATCGCGCAGGCCGTCGGCATCCCGCACGACAGCCCCGAGCGGATCAAGGCGGGCCTGCAGTACACGCTGTCGGAGGCCGCCGACGACGGGCACTGCTTCCTGCCCGAGCCCAACCTCGTCACGGCGGCGGAGAAGATCCTCGGCGTCGGGCGCGAGCTGATCGTCCCGGCGCTGGACGAGCTGGCGGGCGAGGAGGGCGTCGTCCGGGAGCCCATCCCCGGGGACGGCGAGGACGCCGCGACGATCCCGGCGGTGTACCTCGTCCCGTTCCACCGGGCCGAGCGCTCCCTGGCCCGCGGGCTGCTGGAGCTGCTCGACGCCCCCGCCGACCGGCTCAAGGCGTTCGCCGGCGTCGACTGGGACAGGGCGCTGCCGTGGCTCAAGCAGCGCACCGGCCAGGCGCTCGCCCCCGAGCAGGAGGACGCCGTCAAGCTCGCGCTGACGTCGAAGGTGGCCGTGCTGACCGGCGGCCCCGGCTGCGGCAAGAGCTTCACCGTCCGCTCGGTGGTGGAGCTGGCCGCCGCCAAGCACGCCAAGATCGTTTTGGTGGCTCCGACCGGCCGGGCCGCCAAGCGGCTCGCCGAGCTGACCGGGCACGAGGCCGCGACCGTGCACCGGCTGCTCCAGCTCCAGCCGGGCGGCGACCCCAAGTTCGACCAGGACAACCCCCTGGACGCCGACCTGGTCGTCGTCGACGAGTGCTCCATGGTCGACCTGATCCTGGCCAACAAGCTGGTGAGGGCCATCCCGCGCGGCGCGCACCTGCTGCTCGTCGGGGACGTCGACCAGCTCCCGTCCGTCGGCGCGGGCGAGGTGCTGGCCGACCTGCTCGGCGCCGAGGTCGTCCCGCGCGTCCGGCTGACCAGGATCTTCCGGCAGGCGCAGCAGTCGGGCATCGTCGTCAACGCGCACCGCGTCAACTCCGGCGACCACCCCCACACCCGCGGCTACCCCGACTTCTTCCTGTTCCCCTGCGACGAGCAGGACGAGGCCGCCGAGCTGACGGTGGACGTCGTCGCCCACCGCATCCCGCGCAGGTTCGGCCTCGACCCGCGCCGCGACGTCCAGGTCCTCGCCCCGATGCACCGTGGCGCCGCCGGCGCCGGCACGCTGAACTCCCTGCTGCAGGAGAAGCTGACCCCGCATGACGACGCCCGTCCCGAGCGCCGCTACGGCGGCCGCGTGTTCCGCGTCGGCGACAAGGTCACCCAGCTGCGCAACAACTACGACAAGGGCGAGGCCGGCGTCTTCAACGGCACCGTCGGCGTCGTCACGTCCGTGTCCCTGGAGGAGCAGTCACTGACCGTCGTGACCGACGAGGACGAGAGCGTCGACTACGCCTTCGACGAACTGGACGAGCTCGCCCACGCGTACGCGATCACGATCCACCGCTCGCAGGGCAGCGAGTACCCGGCCGTCGTCATCCCGCTCACCACCGGCGCGTGGATGATGCTGCGCCGCAACCTCCTGTACACCGGCATCACCCGGGCCAAGAAGCTCGTGGTCCTCGTCGGGTCGCGCCGGGCCCTCGCCGCCGCCGTCCGCACCGCCGGCGCGGGCCGCCGCCACACCGCCCTGGCCCACCGCCTCTCTCAGCGGTAG